The following are from one region of the Simiduia agarivorans SA1 = DSM 21679 genome:
- the msrA gene encoding peptide-methionine (S)-S-oxide reductase MsrA — protein MMKVWVLFWWALALAGLASAAETETAVFAGGCFWCMEKPFDELRGVKSTQSGYMGGKTRNPTYEQVSAGGTGHAEVVEVVYDPAEVSFEQLLTVFWRNVDPFDGRGQFCDKGSQYRPAIFPRSAQQAALAQASLMAVEQQLGQSVAVTIETADTFYPAEQYHQNYYQRNPVRYKYYRYACGRDQRLREVWGEDVRGEKGQD, from the coding sequence ATGATGAAAGTATGGGTCTTGTTTTGGTGGGCGCTGGCGTTGGCCGGTTTGGCCTCGGCGGCAGAAACGGAAACGGCGGTGTTTGCCGGCGGGTGTTTCTGGTGCATGGAAAAACCCTTTGACGAGCTGCGCGGGGTCAAATCCACCCAGTCCGGCTATATGGGGGGTAAAACCCGAAATCCTACCTATGAGCAGGTGTCGGCGGGAGGCACCGGGCACGCCGAGGTGGTTGAAGTGGTGTATGACCCGGCTGAGGTCAGCTTTGAACAATTGCTGACGGTGTTTTGGCGCAATGTAGACCCGTTTGATGGCAGAGGGCAGTTTTGCGACAAGGGCAGCCAATACCGGCCGGCTATTTTTCCCCGCTCAGCGCAACAGGCTGCGCTTGCGCAGGCCAGTCTGATGGCGGTGGAGCAGCAGCTTGGGCAATCGGTGGCCGTTACCATCGAAACGGCCGACACGTTTTACCCAGCCGAGCAATATCATCAGAATTACTATCAGCGCAATCCGGTCAGGTACAAGTATTACCGCTATGCCTGTGGGCGCGACCAGCGTTTACGGGAGGTTTGGGGTGAGGACGTGAGGGGTGAAAAGGGCCAGGATTAG